The stretch of DNA TCATTCCATTAGGCCCTTCTCGATCGAGCCTTAAAGAAGTAACAATATTTTGATTGTCCCAGTCAACAATTTCTAGCGAATGCAGCGTGTTATTGTACCCAATTAAAGTTGCTGGGTTAGAATGTTCAGCATAATGTGAAATATCATAACGTCCAATATATTCATGCCCAATATCAAGCGTTACTTCTCCTGCAAACTCAAATAGCCCTCCTTCTTTTTTGAATTTCTTTATTTTTCTATCTAATTTCTTAAAGAAGGTTACTGAATCAAAGGAAATTTGATGGCCATCTTTTTCAAGGGAATCAACTTCTTCTTTTTCAGGTGAAACTTCCTGACAAGCAAAAATAACAATTAAAAAATAGACCAACTGTGCACTAATTATTAAATATATTCGGGCGCAGTTGCGCCCATAGTGTTTTGTAAACATATAGAGAACCGGATCAAATCAAAAAGTGTTTTTAAATTTAACTTTAAGAATTATCGGATTTGAGTTTTTATCTATTTTTGTCTTTTTAATTTCAGGGTAGCGGTTTTTAATTTTTTGAATATCAACCTCTTCGGGACTAATATATCCTAAAAAGTAACCTTCTTGAGCATTCGAATAAAACAAATAAGGGAAATGGTTTTGGAAGCTTATGTCATTTTCTAGATGATTATCATCGAATACAATGGATGTATTGTCACATTTTGAAATCAAAGCATACTTTAATTTGCTGTTAGCCCTGAATGATACATAAATGACGTCACTGTTTTCATAAAATGAATGGATGAACGTAACCTTATCAGGTATGTCTGGAGAAGGATTGTTTTGAACAATTTTTCTTTGGTTCTCTAAAAAGTTGTTGGTGATTGAAAAATTTCCAAAGTCAATAACAGCAGCGGGATTCATTTTATTTCGAGTAATGGAAAATAAAGTATCATTTAAGGCAAGTCGAAAATAATATTGCTGGTCCGAAATTTTTGTAAAAGGCTCTATTAAGCCTGTTCTGCGTAAATAGTTCAGTCTGGGAATAGAGAAATTGGTAATATTTAGGTTTTCATTAGTTTGTATGAGGTGATACGGAGAACTAGCTGAATAAAAATAAAAAAGGTCTTCACCAAGTACAATAAATTTTTGACAAGGAAATTCTTTAATGGCCTTAGTCGTAATATATTGACCTGTATCAACATCATAAATAATAATTTTTTGCCCATCTAAAACATAGGCTTTATCTTTAAAAATGTTAAAGTCTAACGGTAATTTATATTCACCTGGACCATCGCCATTTTTACCCAATTTATGGAGAAATTTACCCCTATTATCAAAAACAAAAACAGCATTAGAACTATAAGCATCTAAAATGTAAAATCGATCCTTATGCTGAATAATTTTACGGATTTCACCAATTAGGCTAATTGGACTGGTTTCTAAAGCAATCACTTCTACTTCGTCAAATAGCTTAGATAACTTCACCAACTTCTCTGTTTTGTTAACATCAATAGGGATTATACTAAGATTTATAAAATGGTGCCATGAAATTCCTGAAGAACACAAAACAAAAGAGGCTGTCGTTATTAAAAACACATACTTTATTCTCATTTTCAGCGACTTATCTATTGAACCATTATATGTTATTCTTTGAATTAAAAGCCCAGCTTAGGGCTTAGGGAGCAAACATATTAACAAAGTAATAGTCTTTTGAGTTATCAAGGTTAATTTCCTCCAACATTTTATTTACTTCGAAACAATTATTAACCTATATTGCAATGCATCCTCCTTTGCATTCGGGCTGATAGGGTTATTTTCCGAGATATACAATCCTGCTGGCGTAATGAAAAATTCTTTTGGGTCAAAAACCCCACCTTTAAACTCTTTTTCTCCCAAAAATTCAAATGTGCTATTAAACACCTGAATTTTAAAAGGTTTGTCTGCAAAGACATTCGCACCTCCGGTAGAAAGGTTTTTGACATTTATAGGTAAAAATACGACCCTATACAAAAAATCACGCCATTTATCATAAGCAATCGTACTGTAATAGGGATTTTCTAAGGTATACCTATTCAATTCATCTTGCACATTCATCTGCGTATTGATTCCCTGAAGTGGCATGCCTATTGTATTGCTTTCTGTTTTTAATACAGGATTTTGCTCATCAATATTTTTCCAATAGAGTGTTGGTGTAATGGGGAAGGAATAAATAAACCTTTTTCCATCAAAGGTTCTACTCGGCACCATTTGGTTAATGCCCTTAAATCCGTTATAAACTTCGGGGTATGTTCCCCATGTTTTTATCTCCCCGGTTCTCAGAGAAATAGCCATTTCAAAGGCTTTCCCTTCACCAGGTATTTCCATTATATTAAAATTAGGACCTGCAAAAACATATAAATGGTTTTCAGATTTTATAGCTGGAAATATGCTGATGGCTCCCGAGGTCCCAAAATCATTTTCTTTGCTTATGAGTGATTTATCTATTGAAAATACTTGATCTATATTCCCTAAAGAATCAACAATAAAGAGCCTTCTAAGCTGATCTCCAATAATATAAATATGATTTAAATCCGCTATAAAAAACCCAGCAAGTTCATCAATAGCTTTGTCCCCAACTCGAGGAAAAACAACTTCATGGATTAGTTTTTTTGTAAGGAGATGATAAAATTGGATGGCATTCTTCTCTCTGCTTTCATAAGCAAGTAATGGCATACCTGCATTTTCAATATATTGCACACAATAGCTTTTGTAGCTAGTTCTATTATCAATTGGAATGACTATTGCATCACCTACTTGAATGTTTATAGCTGCACTATGCGAAATTCCATTCTCGTTTGTACATCCTGTGGCTAATAATAGGATATTAATTATCCAGTGGGTAG from Saprospiraceae bacterium encodes:
- a CDS encoding 6-bladed beta-propeller — its product is MRIKYVFLITTASFVLCSSGISWHHFINLSIIPIDVNKTEKLVKLSKLFDEVEVIALETSPISLIGEIRKIIQHKDRFYILDAYSSNAVFVFDNRGKFLHKLGKNGDGPGEYKLPLDFNIFKDKAYVLDGQKIIIYDVDTGQYITTKAIKEFPCQKFIVLGEDLFYFYSASSPYHLIQTNENLNITNFSIPRLNYLRRTGLIEPFTKISDQQYYFRLALNDTLFSITRNKMNPAAVIDFGNFSITNNFLENQRKIVQNNPSPDIPDKVTFIHSFYENSDVIYVSFRANSKLKYALISKCDNTSIVFDDNHLENDISFQNHFPYLFYSNAQEGYFLGYISPEEVDIQKIKNRYPEIKKTKIDKNSNPIILKVKFKNTF
- a CDS encoding DUF4221 family protein — protein: MNFLKELFTTHWIINILLLATGCTNENGISHSAAINIQVGDAIVIPIDNRTSYKSYCVQYIENAGMPLLAYESREKNAIQFYHLLTKKLIHEVVFPRVGDKAIDELAGFFIADLNHIYIIGDQLRRLFIVDSLGNIDQVFSIDKSLISKENDFGTSGAISIFPAIKSENHLYVFAGPNFNIMEIPGEGKAFEMAISLRTGEIKTWGTYPEVYNGFKGINQMVPSRTFDGKRFIYSFPITPTLYWKNIDEQNPVLKTESNTIGMPLQGINTQMNVQDELNRYTLENPYYSTIAYDKWRDFLYRVVFLPINVKNLSTGGANVFADKPFKIQVFNSTFEFLGEKEFKGGVFDPKEFFITPAGLYISENNPISPNAKEDALQYRLIIVSK